From Desmodus rotundus isolate HL8 chromosome 12, HLdesRot8A.1, whole genome shotgun sequence, one genomic window encodes:
- the RWDD3 gene encoding RWD domain-containing protein 3 isoform X1, translating to MAGPAEEELEALAAIFCGPGEWEVLSRSETDGATFRIVTEAEGLMEDAAVPLELVFHFPAGYPSCAPGISVSSNRLTRAQCAAVRGELLERAQSLLAEPMVHRLVLWVQQHLRHILAQPGLGGGPGPCPSAASETGDEALWMALLHLDHMRARSRYVKTVQQWASDLGLTGRLMFLGKAILLLLQGRRDDIKAYLVLQKTCRVDVDASGKKCREKMLSVLLESRMQPEHARFPAFEVRECSGVDELRREFEANGLQGLFSEFVLPLVK from the exons cgCTGGCTGCGATATTTTGCGGGCCTGGCGAGTGGGAGGTACTCAGCCGCTCAG AGACAGACGGTGCCACTTTCAGGATTGTCACGGAAGCCGAGGGGCTGATGGAGGATGCAGCCGTGCCCCTAGAATTGGTGTTCCACTTCCCGGCCGGTTACCCCTCGTGTGCACCCGGCATCTCCGTCAGCTCCAATCGCCTGACCCGGGCCCAGTGTGCGGCTGTGAGGGGGGAGCTGCTTGAGCGAGCGCAGAGCCTCCTGGCTGAACCGATGGTGCACCGGCTGGTGCTCTGGGTCCAGCAGCACCTCAGGCACATCCTCGCCCAGCCGGGCTTGGGCGGTGGCCCTGGCCCGTGTCCTTCCGCTGCCAGTGAGACGGGTGACGAGGCGCTGTGGATGGCTCTTCTGCACCTGGATCACATGAGAGCGAGGAGCAGATACGTGAAAACCGTGCAGCAGTGGGCGTCCGACTTGGGGCTGACGGGGAGACTGATGTTCCTGGGCAAGGCCATCCTGCTGTTACTGCAGGGACGCAGAGATGACATCAAG GCGTACCTGGTGCTGCAGAAAACCTGCCGAGTCGACGTGGATGCGAGTGGGAAGAAGTGCCGGGAGAAAATGCTCAGCGTGCTGTTGGAGAGCCGGATGCAGCCGGAACACGCAAG GTTCCCAGCGTTTGAAGTCAGAGAGTGCTCGGGTGTGGATGAGCTGCGGAGGGAATTTGAAGCCAACGGACTTCAGGGGCTGTTCTCCGAGTTTGTCCTCCCGCTGGTGAAGTGA
- the RWDD3 gene encoding RWD domain-containing protein 3 isoform X2, which produces MEDAAVPLELVFHFPAGYPSCAPGISVSSNRLTRAQCAAVRGELLERAQSLLAEPMVHRLVLWVQQHLRHILAQPGLGGGPGPCPSAASETGDEALWMALLHLDHMRARSRYVKTVQQWASDLGLTGRLMFLGKAILLLLQGRRDDIKAYLVLQKTCRVDVDASGKKCREKMLSVLLESRMQPEHARFPAFEVRECSGVDELRREFEANGLQGLFSEFVLPLVK; this is translated from the exons ATGGAGGATGCAGCCGTGCCCCTAGAATTGGTGTTCCACTTCCCGGCCGGTTACCCCTCGTGTGCACCCGGCATCTCCGTCAGCTCCAATCGCCTGACCCGGGCCCAGTGTGCGGCTGTGAGGGGGGAGCTGCTTGAGCGAGCGCAGAGCCTCCTGGCTGAACCGATGGTGCACCGGCTGGTGCTCTGGGTCCAGCAGCACCTCAGGCACATCCTCGCCCAGCCGGGCTTGGGCGGTGGCCCTGGCCCGTGTCCTTCCGCTGCCAGTGAGACGGGTGACGAGGCGCTGTGGATGGCTCTTCTGCACCTGGATCACATGAGAGCGAGGAGCAGATACGTGAAAACCGTGCAGCAGTGGGCGTCCGACTTGGGGCTGACGGGGAGACTGATGTTCCTGGGCAAGGCCATCCTGCTGTTACTGCAGGGACGCAGAGATGACATCAAG GCGTACCTGGTGCTGCAGAAAACCTGCCGAGTCGACGTGGATGCGAGTGGGAAGAAGTGCCGGGAGAAAATGCTCAGCGTGCTGTTGGAGAGCCGGATGCAGCCGGAACACGCAAG GTTCCCAGCGTTTGAAGTCAGAGAGTGCTCGGGTGTGGATGAGCTGCGGAGGGAATTTGAAGCCAACGGACTTCAGGGGCTGTTCTCCGAGTTTGTCCTCCCGCTGGTGAAGTGA